A single region of the Manihot esculenta cultivar AM560-2 chromosome 12, M.esculenta_v8, whole genome shotgun sequence genome encodes:
- the LOC110627421 gene encoding terpene synthase 10, translated as MALQLFASYPICSFTKQPSRTCSFRLLKLGNIFSPRGCLVSPKLAKKTIVRRSANYQPPIWDFYFVQSLKSEYEGEVYTNRTSKLKEEVRLMLKQAMDPLDQLQLIDTLQRLGLSYHFEDEIKRILLSISSHNNTGMREDLYATALEFRLLRQHGYKIPQEIFNSFLDEMGSFKECLCEDWEAILSLYEASFLSEEGENILQNARDFTATCLRKFVQQSQDQNLSKLISHALEIPLHWRMQRLDTRWFIDAYERKQGMNPLLLELAKLDFNNVQITHQNDLKHMSRWWRSTGLGEKLSFARDRLMENFFWTIGMIFKPQFSNFRRMMTKVNVLITTIDDIYDVYGTLDELDLFTDAVQRWDVNAMEQLPHYMKICYLCLHNSINEIAFDVLREQGFYIIPYLNKAWADLCKSYLLEAKWYHTGYTPSLQEYINNAWISSSGPVILIHTYFLINSAITNDALTCLEEYSNIIGCSSVIVRLADDLATSSNELKRGDVPKSIQCYMHETGVSEAKARDHIRFLISETWNEMNKERALDSPFSENFISAAFDLARIAQCIYQHGDGHGIGNCETKERVVSLLIQPIPCKISAV; from the exons ATGGCCCTTCAATTATTTGCTTCATATCCTATTTGCTCTTTCACTAAACAGCCATCAAGAACTTGTTCCTTTAGATTACTCAAACTCGGCAATATTTTCAGTCCTCGTGGATGCTTGGTGTCTCCAAAACTTGCCAAGAAAACTATTGTGAGAAGATCAGCAAATTACCAACCTCCCATTTGGGATTTTTATTTTGTGCAGTCACTGAAGAGTGAATATGAG GGAGAGGTTTACACAAACCGAACCAGTAAGCTGAAGGAAGAGGTGAGGCTGATGCTTAAGCAAGCCATGGATCCTCTAGATCAGCTCCAACTAATTGACACCTTGCAAAGACTTGGATTATCTTATCACTTTGAAGATGAAATAAAGAGAATCTTACTGAGcattagcagccataataatACAGGGATGAGGGAGGATTTATATGCTACAGCTCTTGAATTTAGACTCCTTAGACAACATGGATATAAAATACCTCAAG AGATCTTCAATAGTTTTCTAGATGAGATGGGAAGCTTCAAAGAGTGCCTATGTGAGGATTGGGAGGCAATTCTCTCTTTGTATGAGGCATCATTCCTTTCGGAGGAAGGTGAAAATATCTTGCAAAATGCAAGAGATTTTACAGCCACTTGTCTGAGGAAGTTTGTTCAACAGAGCCAAGACCAAAACCTATCCAAGTTAATAAGTCATGCACTGGAGATCCCATTGCATTGGAGAATGCAAAGGTTGGATACCAGATGGTTTATAGATGCATATGAAAGAAAACAAGGCATGAATCCTCTTCTGCTAGAACTTGCTAAATTGGACTTCAACAACGTGCAGATAACTCATCAGAATGATCTAAAACACATGTCAAG GTGGTGGAGGAGTACAGGTTTAGGAGAAAAGTTGAGCTTTGCCAGAGATAGATTAATGGAGAACTTCTTTTGGACAATTGGGATGATATTCAAGCCACAATTCAGCAATTTTAGGAGAATGATGACAAAGGTCAATGTATTAATAACAACAATTGATGATATATATGATGTGTATGGTACCTTGGATGAGCTTGATTTGTTCACTGATGCTGTTCAAAG ATGGGATGTCAATGCAATGGAGCAGCTTCCACACTACATGAAGATATGTTATCTTTGTCTCCATAATTCCATAAATGAAATAGCTTTTGATGTCCTTAGAGAACAAGGATTTTACATTATCCCCTACTTGAACAAAGCT tgGGCAGATCTATGCAAATCGTACTTATTGGAAGCTAAATGGTATCATACTGGATATACACCAAGTTTACAAGAATATATTAACAATGCATGGATCTCTTCATCAGGTCCTGTAATCCTAATCCAtacttattttcttataaacTCTGCAATCACTAATGACGCCTTGACATGCTTGGAAGAATATTCCAATATAATTGGATGTTCATCCGTGATTGTTAGACTTGCAGATGATCTTGCAACATCATCA AATGAATTAAAGAGAGGTGATGTTCCAAAATCAATTCAATGCTACATGCATGAGACTGGAGTTTCAGAAGCAAAAGCTCGTGATCACATTCGATTTTTAATCAGCGAGACATGGAATGAAATGAATAAAGAAAGAGCCTTAGATTCTCCATTCTCAGAAAATTTTATCAGTGCAGCATTTGATTTAGCTAGAATAGCACAATGCATATACCAGCATGGAGATGGACATGGGATTGGAAACTGTGAAACTAAGGAAAGAGTTGTATCATTACTTATTCAACCAATTCCTTGTAAGATATCAGCTGTGTAG